The region CGTGCGAGGTGATGGCGGGGCTGGGCGTCGGGTACGGCGACGTCCGGGGAGCGGTCGAGGCGGTGGTGGGCGAGGCGGTGGAGATCGCGCGGGCGAGCGCGCGGCTGCGGGGCGAGGCGGTGCACCTTGCGCCGGTCGCGCCGGCCGAGGCGCGGTACGAGACGCCGACGGCGAAGGACCCGTTCGCCGTGCCGCTGGAAGAAAAGTTGGCGCTCCTCACAGGGGCGTCGCGGGCGATGAAGGGGCCGAACGTCAAGTTGGCGGAGGCGTTCAGCGCGGCGTACGAGATGCGGCAATTCTTCGCATCGACCGAAGGGGCGCGGATCGAGCAGCGGATCGTGCAGACGGGCGGCGGGATTGCGGCGACGGCCATCGGAGGCGGCGACCTTCAGGTCCGGTCGTATCCGAACAGTTTC is a window of Planctomycetota bacterium DNA encoding:
- a CDS encoding TldD/PmbA family protein; protein product: MKELAERACEVMAGLGVGYGDVRGAVEAVVGEAVEIARASARLRGEAVHLAPVAPAEARYETPTAKDPFAVPLEEKLALLTGASRAMKGPNVKLAEAFSAAYEMRQFFASTEGARIEQRIVQTGGGIAATAIGGGDLQVRSYPNSFRGNFATGGWEYVEAMDLAGEAPRVAEEAEALLAAPPCPEGRRTIVLDGGQLALQVHESCGHPIELDRVLGMELSYAGDSFLTTDKLGTFRYGSEQVTIAADATVPGGLGT